In Janthinobacterium rivuli, a single genomic region encodes these proteins:
- a CDS encoding AraC family transcriptional regulator: protein MSTPLTPQDEIAALISRHAPRTGDYATAIGNLSFHRQSSVTESLFHAARPSVAIIAQGAKDVTLGSETFHYSRMQYLLTSVDLPVQVRVVEASEDKPHLCVVLGIDIADVAALLDSESSSNSAAQQKILPATRGISVSDVSAELLDAMLRLVRLLDKPGEIAALAPLIRRELTYRLLNGPVGARLRHMALASSQSHQVGQAIDWIKHNYCEPLRIEHLAGMANMSMSSLHHHFKAITAMTPMQYQKLLRLQEARRLMLVEQIDAGTAGYRVGYASESQFSREYSRQFGRAPMRDVGQVRAQLSGATAYSVLP, encoded by the coding sequence ATGTCCACGCCACTTACTCCACAAGATGAAATCGCCGCCCTGATCAGCCGCCACGCGCCGCGCACGGGCGACTACGCGACGGCCATCGGCAACCTCAGTTTCCACCGCCAGTCCTCGGTCACGGAATCGCTGTTCCATGCAGCGCGCCCCAGCGTGGCCATCATCGCGCAGGGCGCGAAAGACGTCACCCTGGGCAGCGAAACCTTCCATTACAGCCGCATGCAGTATCTGCTGACGTCCGTCGACTTGCCGGTGCAGGTGCGCGTGGTGGAAGCGAGCGAAGACAAGCCGCACCTGTGCGTGGTGCTCGGCATCGACATCGCCGACGTGGCCGCGCTGCTCGACAGCGAAAGCAGCAGTAACAGCGCGGCGCAGCAGAAAATCCTGCCCGCAACGCGCGGCATTTCCGTCAGCGACGTGTCGGCCGAGCTGCTCGACGCCATGCTGCGCCTCGTGCGCCTGCTCGACAAACCGGGCGAGATCGCCGCGCTGGCGCCTTTGATCCGCCGCGAGCTGACGTACCGCCTGCTCAATGGTCCCGTCGGCGCGCGCCTGCGGCACATGGCGCTGGCCAGCAGCCAGTCGCACCAGGTGGGGCAAGCCATCGACTGGATCAAGCACAATTATTGCGAGCCGCTGCGCATCGAGCACCTGGCCGGCATGGCGAACATGAGCATGTCGTCGCTGCACCATCACTTCAAGGCGATTACCGCCATGACGCCGATGCAGTACCAGAAGCTGCTGCGATTGCAGGAAGCACGGCGCCTCATGCTGGTCGAGCAGATCGACGCGGGCACGGCCGGCTACCGGGTCGGCTACGCCAGCGAATCGCAGTTCAGCCGCGAATACAGCCGCCAGTTCGGCCGCGCGCCCATGCGCGACGTGGGCCAGGTGCGCGCGCAGCTGAGCGGAGCCACAGCCTATTCCGTCTTGCCGTAA
- a CDS encoding hydantoinase B/oxoprolinase family protein, which yields MDWQFWIDRGGTFTDIVARRPDGSLATHKLLSENPGQYRDAALAGMRQLMDLALDAPLPVERVGAIKMGTTVATNALLERKGEPTVLAITRGFRDALRIAYQNRPQLFARQIILPELLYGDVIEIEERMGAHGDVVTPLDEAAARTALEQAYARGVRAIAVVLMHGYRYHAHEARVAQLAREAGFTQVSVSHEVSPMMKLVARGDTTVVDAYLSPILRRYVDQLAMELPGVHLQFMQSNGGLTDARAFQGKDSILSGPAGGIVGMVRASALAGFEKVIGFDMGGTSTDVSHYAGEFERVFETQIAGVRMRAPMMSIHTVAAGGGSILHFDGARYKVGPDSAGANPGPASYRRGGPLAVTDCNVMLGKLQPAFFPRVFGPDANEALDAATVRTQFEALARTVNSTPEEVAEGYIAIAVGNMANAIKQISVQRGHDVTEYTLTSFGGAGGQHACLVADALGMRTVFIHSLAGVMSAYGMGLADQSAMRERAIEAALGADLAGDFAQLGELARGDLLRQGVEGKRIALVSRMHLRYEGTDSALVVLFDTVASMQAQFEAAYKKRFSFLMPARALIVEAISVEAIGASDAPQVAAPVHAPRAGVLAPVQMVDMYCAGAWRDSGLYGADSLRPGDSIDGPAIVSDANATTVIEPGWRADVTAHGHLVLRRVVALPERRAKGLQTATQADPVMLEIFNNLFMSIAEQMGLRLQNTAHSVNIKERLDFSCAIFDAQGHLIANAPHMPVHLGSMGESIRTVMTRNAGAMRPADVFMLNDPYHGGTHLPDVTVISPVFDEAGGAILFYVGSRGHHADIGGTTPGSMPPDSTRIEEEGVLIDNFKLVDGATGLLREDATLALLAGASWPARNPQQNVADLRAQVAANQKGAEELHKMVAHFGLTVVQAYMGHVQDNAEEAVRRVITTLKNGSYALDLDNGAQIKVAIRVDVARRSAVIDFTGTSSQLPNNFNAPSAVCMAAVLYVFRTLVDDEIPLNAGCLKPLTVIIPSGSMLNPQYPASVVSGNVETSTCITNALYGALGAMAASQGTMNNFTFGSEKYQYYETISGGSGAGPGFDGTDVVQTNMTNSRLTDPEILEWRFPVRLDSYSIRAGSGGAGRWHGGNGGVRRVRFLEPMTAAILSNNRIHPPFGMDGGAAGALGRNYVERADGTVEHLAHIGKTDMQAGDVFVIETPGGGAYGKTE from the coding sequence ATGGATTGGCAATTCTGGATCGACCGGGGCGGCACCTTTACGGACATCGTGGCGCGCCGTCCTGACGGCAGCCTGGCCACGCATAAACTGCTGTCGGAGAATCCCGGCCAGTACCGCGACGCGGCGCTGGCCGGCATGCGCCAGCTGATGGACCTGGCGCTTGACGCGCCGCTGCCCGTGGAGCGGGTGGGCGCCATCAAGATGGGCACGACGGTGGCCACCAATGCGCTGCTTGAACGCAAGGGCGAGCCGACCGTGCTGGCCATCACGCGCGGTTTTCGCGACGCCTTACGCATCGCCTACCAGAACCGTCCGCAGCTGTTCGCGCGCCAGATCATCCTGCCGGAACTGCTGTACGGCGACGTGATCGAGATCGAGGAGCGCATGGGCGCGCACGGCGACGTCGTGACGCCGCTCGACGAGGCGGCCGCGCGCACGGCGCTGGAACAGGCCTATGCGCGCGGCGTGCGCGCCATCGCGGTCGTGCTGATGCACGGCTACCGCTACCACGCGCACGAGGCACGGGTGGCGCAGCTGGCGCGCGAGGCAGGGTTTACGCAGGTGTCCGTGTCGCACGAAGTGAGCCCCATGATGAAACTGGTGGCGCGCGGCGACACGACCGTGGTCGACGCCTATCTGTCGCCGATTTTGCGCCGCTATGTCGACCAGCTGGCGATGGAGCTGCCTGGCGTGCATCTGCAATTCATGCAGTCGAACGGCGGCTTGACGGATGCGCGCGCCTTCCAGGGCAAGGACAGCATCTTGTCCGGCCCCGCGGGCGGCATCGTCGGCATGGTGCGCGCCAGCGCCCTGGCCGGCTTCGAAAAAGTCATCGGCTTCGATATGGGCGGCACCTCCACCGACGTGTCGCATTACGCGGGCGAGTTCGAACGCGTGTTCGAGACGCAGATCGCCGGCGTGCGCATGCGCGCGCCCATGATGAGCATCCACACGGTGGCGGCCGGCGGCGGCTCCATCCTGCATTTCGACGGCGCCCGCTACAAGGTGGGGCCGGACAGCGCGGGCGCCAATCCCGGCCCCGCCAGCTACCGGCGCGGCGGCCCGCTGGCCGTCACCGACTGCAACGTCATGCTGGGCAAGCTGCAGCCCGCCTTCTTCCCCCGCGTCTTCGGCCCCGACGCCAATGAAGCGCTGGACGCGGCCACCGTGCGCACCCAGTTCGAAGCGCTGGCGCGCACGGTGAACTCGACGCCGGAAGAAGTGGCCGAAGGCTATATCGCCATCGCCGTAGGGAACATGGCCAACGCCATCAAGCAGATTTCCGTGCAGCGCGGCCACGACGTCACCGAGTACACGCTCACCAGCTTTGGCGGCGCGGGCGGCCAGCATGCCTGCCTGGTGGCCGATGCGCTGGGCATGCGCACGGTGTTCATCCACAGCCTGGCGGGCGTGATGTCGGCCTACGGCATGGGCCTGGCCGACCAGAGCGCCATGCGCGAGCGCGCCATCGAGGCGGCGTTGGGCGCGGACCTGGCCGGCGATTTCGCGCAACTGGGCGAACTGGCGCGTGGCGACTTGCTGCGCCAGGGCGTGGAAGGGAAGCGCATCGCGCTGGTGTCGCGCATGCACCTGCGCTACGAAGGCACGGATTCGGCCCTCGTCGTGCTGTTCGATACGGTGGCGAGCATGCAGGCGCAATTTGAAGCGGCCTACAAAAAACGCTTTTCCTTTTTGATGCCGGCGCGTGCGCTGATCGTCGAGGCGATCTCCGTGGAAGCCATCGGCGCGTCCGATGCGCCGCAAGTGGCCGCGCCGGTCCATGCACCGCGCGCAGGCGTGCTGGCGCCCGTGCAGATGGTGGACATGTACTGCGCCGGCGCGTGGCGCGACAGCGGCCTGTATGGGGCAGACAGCCTGCGCCCCGGCGATAGCATCGATGGCCCGGCCATCGTCAGCGACGCCAACGCCACCACCGTGATCGAACCGGGCTGGCGCGCGGACGTCACGGCGCACGGCCATCTGGTCTTGCGCAGGGTTGTCGCCTTGCCGGAGCGGCGCGCCAAGGGGTTGCAAACAGCGACGCAGGCCGATCCCGTGATGCTGGAAATTTTCAATAACCTGTTCATGTCGATTGCCGAGCAGATGGGCCTGCGCCTGCAAAATACGGCCCATTCCGTCAACATCAAGGAGCGGCTCGATTTCAGCTGCGCCATCTTCGACGCGCAAGGCCATTTGATCGCCAACGCGCCGCACATGCCCGTGCACCTCGGTTCCATGGGCGAGAGCATCCGCACCGTCATGACGCGCAATGCGGGCGCCATGCGGCCGGCCGACGTCTTCATGCTCAATGATCCTTATCACGGCGGCACGCATCTGCCCGACGTGACGGTGATCTCGCCGGTGTTCGATGAGGCGGGCGGCGCCATCCTGTTCTACGTCGGCTCGCGCGGCCACCATGCGGACATCGGCGGCACGACACCCGGTTCCATGCCGCCCGACTCCACGCGCATCGAGGAAGAGGGCGTGTTGATCGACAACTTCAAGCTGGTCGACGGCGCCACGGGTTTGCTGCGCGAAGACGCAACCCTGGCCCTGCTGGCGGGCGCCAGCTGGCCGGCCCGCAATCCGCAGCAGAATGTGGCTGACCTGCGCGCCCAGGTGGCGGCCAACCAGAAGGGCGCCGAAGAACTGCACAAGATGGTCGCGCATTTCGGTTTGACTGTCGTGCAGGCCTACATGGGCCACGTGCAGGACAATGCCGAGGAAGCCGTGCGCAGGGTCATCACGACCCTGAAGAATGGCAGCTATGCGCTGGACCTGGACAACGGCGCGCAGATCAAAGTGGCGATCAGGGTCGATGTGGCGCGGCGCAGCGCCGTCATCGATTTCACGGGCACGTCCAGCCAGCTGCCGAACAACTTCAATGCGCCGTCCGCCGTCTGCATGGCGGCCGTGCTGTACGTGTTCCGCACCCTCGTCGACGACGAGATTCCCTTGAACGCGGGCTGCCTGAAGCCTTTGACCGTGATCATCCCGTCCGGCTCCATGCTCAATCCGCAGTATCCGGCCTCCGTCGTGTCGGGCAATGTGGAAACCTCGACCTGCATCACGAATGCCCTGTATGGCGCGCTGGGGGCGATGGCCGCCTCGCAGGGGACGATGAACAATTTCACGTTCGGCAGCGAAAAGTACCAGTATTACGAGACGATATCGGGCGGCTCGGGCGCCGGCCCCGGTTTTGACGGCACGGACGTGGTGCAGACGAACATGACCAATTCGCGCCTGACGGATCCGGAAATCCTCGAGTGGCGCTTTCCTGTGCGGCTGGACAGCTACAGCATCCGCGCAGGGTCGGGCGGGGCGGGGCGCTGGCACGGCGGCAATGGCGGCGTGCGCCGGGTGCGCTTCCTGGAACCCATGACGGCGGCGATCCTGTCGAACAACCGCATCCATCCGCCTTTCGGCATGGATGGCGGCGCGGCGGGTGCGCTGGGACGCAATTACGTGGAGCGGGCGGACGGCACGGTGGAGCACCTGGCGCATATCGGCAAGACCGATATGCAGGCGGGCGACGTGTTCGTGATCGAGACGCCGGGCGGCGGCGCTTACGGCAAGACGGAATAG
- a CDS encoding HU family DNA-binding protein, whose protein sequence is MNKTELIDHIAEKADISKAAAARALDAVIGGVTETLKNNDSVTLVGFGTFSVSERAERTGRNPRTKEAITIEAAKVPKFKAGKALKDAVN, encoded by the coding sequence GTGAACAAGACTGAATTGATCGACCACATTGCTGAAAAAGCTGACATTTCCAAAGCCGCCGCTGCGCGCGCACTCGACGCTGTTATCGGCGGCGTGACGGAAACTTTGAAAAACAACGACAGCGTGACGCTGGTTGGTTTTGGCACTTTCTCGGTCAGCGAACGCGCTGAGCGTACCGGCCGCAATCCGCGTACCAAAGAAGCGATCACGATCGAAGCTGCAAAAGTTCCAAAATTTAAAGCTGGTAAAGCTTTGAAGGATGCTGTAAACTAA
- a CDS encoding SurA N-terminal domain-containing protein, which yields MQFLLMLVIVPSFALVGISGYQSFGDGANTIAKVGDQVVTQQQYEEAQRQQIDRYRQMMGEQFDQKMFDTPEARQSILDNLIAERAVAAEVGRSHLVISDAVLQKEVLEIPGLTLPDGKFDLERYKAMLAAQGMTPQMYDARRRSDLALQQLAGAVQGTAFAPSTVSKRLSDITSEEREVQELLLPIAQYVSEVKVTDAMIKAFYDKNSKFFEIPEQAKIEYVVLDDSAAGEQVDVTDADVTGYYAKNQKAYTTEEARQASHILVAVKKDASAADKAAAKAKAEAILADVRKTPASFAAVAKAKSEDPASAEQGGDLGVIGKDGLPTPLLNAVAKLKQGEISDVVASDFGFHILTVTSLKPQHVRALDEVRGEITADLRKQFAAKKYSEMAETFTNTVYEQSDSLKPVADKLKLKVESVANLSRTPSPALGKAPFNNAKFLTAIFSNDSLKDKRNTEAVTVAPNVLIAGRVVEFKPASKRPLAEVEAMIRQRVTLEEAEKLAKKAGETKLAALKASGDATGFGAAQWVSRSKLDGINRAAIAQVMKADTSKLPAYVGVDLPALGYGIYRIAKVQQPAQVDAARRQQEKDQISGILAQQEMFDYVEYLKAKAKVKIVKPVTAPVAAAPEAP from the coding sequence ATGCAGTTTCTCCTGATGCTGGTCATCGTCCCGTCTTTTGCACTGGTCGGTATCAGCGGCTACCAAAGCTTCGGCGATGGCGCGAACACCATCGCCAAGGTCGGCGACCAGGTCGTTACGCAGCAGCAATATGAAGAAGCGCAACGCCAGCAGATCGACCGCTACCGCCAGATGATGGGCGAGCAGTTCGACCAGAAAATGTTTGACACGCCGGAAGCGCGCCAGAGCATCCTCGACAACCTGATCGCCGAGCGCGCCGTGGCCGCCGAAGTGGGCCGTAGCCACCTGGTCATCAGCGATGCCGTGCTGCAAAAGGAAGTGCTGGAAATCCCAGGCTTGACCTTGCCGGACGGTAAATTCGACCTGGAACGCTACAAGGCCATGCTGGCCGCCCAAGGCATGACGCCGCAGATGTACGATGCGCGCCGCCGCAGCGACCTGGCCCTGCAGCAACTGGCCGGCGCCGTGCAAGGCACCGCCTTCGCGCCAAGCACCGTCTCCAAACGCCTGTCCGACATCACCTCGGAAGAGCGTGAAGTGCAGGAACTGTTGCTGCCGATCGCCCAGTACGTGTCGGAAGTCAAAGTGACGGACGCCATGATCAAGGCTTTCTATGACAAGAACAGCAAGTTCTTCGAGATCCCGGAACAAGCCAAGATCGAGTACGTTGTGCTTGACGACAGCGCCGCCGGCGAGCAAGTCGACGTCACCGACGCCGACGTGACCGGCTACTACGCGAAGAACCAGAAAGCCTACACGACGGAAGAAGCGCGTCAGGCCAGCCATATCCTCGTCGCCGTCAAGAAAGACGCATCGGCCGCCGACAAGGCAGCCGCCAAGGCCAAGGCTGAAGCCATCCTGGCTGACGTGCGCAAGACGCCTGCCAGCTTTGCCGCCGTGGCCAAGGCCAAGTCGGAAGATCCGGCGTCCGCGGAACAGGGCGGCGACCTGGGCGTGATTGGCAAGGATGGCTTGCCTACGCCGTTGCTCAATGCCGTCGCGAAACTCAAGCAGGGTGAAATCAGCGACGTCGTCGCTTCCGATTTCGGCTTCCACATCCTGACCGTGACCTCGCTCAAGCCACAGCACGTGCGTGCGCTCGATGAAGTACGCGGCGAGATCACGGCCGACCTGCGCAAGCAATTCGCTGCCAAGAAATACTCGGAAATGGCGGAAACGTTCACCAACACGGTCTACGAGCAATCGGACAGCCTGAAGCCGGTGGCCGACAAGCTGAAACTGAAAGTGGAAAGCGTCGCCAACCTGTCGCGGACGCCGTCGCCAGCACTGGGCAAGGCGCCGTTCAACAACGCCAAGTTCCTGACCGCCATCTTCTCGAACGATTCGCTGAAAGACAAGCGCAACACGGAAGCCGTGACCGTCGCTCCTAACGTGCTGATCGCCGGTCGCGTGGTGGAATTCAAGCCTGCCAGCAAGCGTCCGCTGGCCGAAGTCGAAGCGATGATCCGTCAGCGCGTGACCCTGGAAGAAGCGGAAAAGCTGGCCAAGAAAGCGGGCGAGACCAAGCTGGCCGCCTTGAAGGCTTCGGGCGACGCGACCGGTTTCGGCGCGGCGCAATGGGTATCGCGCAGCAAGCTGGACGGCATCAACCGTGCCGCCATCGCGCAAGTCATGAAAGCGGACACGAGCAAGCTGCCAGCCTACGTGGGTGTGGACCTGCCAGCCCTGGGCTATGGCATCTACCGCATCGCCAAGGTGCAGCAGCCGGCGCAAGTGGATGCAGCACGCCGCCAGCAAGAGAAAGACCAGATCAGCGGCATCCTGGCACAACAGGAAATGTTCGATTACGTCGAGTACCTGAAAGCCAAGGCCAAGGTGAAGATCGTCAAGCCGGTCACCGCGCCGGTTGCAGCAGCGCCGGAAGCGCCGTAA
- a CDS encoding NAD(P)-dependent alcohol dehydrogenase, whose product MTTIAKGYAALGPTSALQPFTFERRAPREDDVAISIKYCGVCHSDIHQARDEWGGAAFPMVPGHEIAGVVTAVGANVSKFKVGDHVGVGCFVDSCTTCKTRNVDLEQYMPGLIQTYNGLEADGKTATQGGYSDSIVVKEGYVLSIPDNLPLDAAAPLLCAGITLYSPLNHWKAGPGKQVAILGMGGLGHMGVKIAHAMGAEVTVLSQTLSKREDGLRLGADHYYATNDAETFSKLAGTFDLIICTVGAAIDWNQYINLLKVDGNMVIVGIPDGAVPPVNAFGLVGARRSLSGSMIGSIKETQEMLDFCGKHNIVSDIEIIRIQDINEAFERVVKSDVRYRFVIDMASLAE is encoded by the coding sequence ATGACCACCATCGCCAAAGGCTACGCCGCACTGGGCCCGACTTCCGCACTGCAACCGTTCACGTTCGAGCGCCGCGCCCCGCGCGAAGACGACGTGGCCATTTCGATCAAATACTGCGGCGTGTGCCACTCCGACATCCACCAGGCGCGCGACGAATGGGGCGGCGCCGCCTTCCCGATGGTGCCCGGCCATGAAATCGCCGGCGTCGTCACGGCCGTCGGCGCCAACGTCAGCAAGTTCAAGGTGGGCGACCACGTGGGCGTGGGCTGCTTCGTCGACTCGTGCACCACCTGCAAGACGCGCAACGTGGACCTGGAACAGTACATGCCAGGCCTGATCCAGACCTACAACGGCCTGGAAGCGGATGGCAAGACGGCCACGCAGGGCGGCTACTCGGACAGCATCGTCGTCAAGGAAGGCTATGTGCTGTCGATTCCCGACAACCTGCCGCTGGACGCCGCGGCGCCGCTGCTGTGCGCCGGCATCACCCTGTATTCGCCGCTGAACCACTGGAAAGCCGGTCCTGGCAAGCAGGTCGCCATCCTGGGCATGGGTGGCCTGGGCCACATGGGCGTCAAGATCGCCCACGCCATGGGCGCCGAAGTGACGGTGCTGAGCCAGACCCTGTCGAAGCGCGAAGACGGCCTGCGCCTGGGCGCCGACCATTACTACGCTACCAACGACGCAGAAACGTTCAGCAAGCTGGCCGGCACGTTCGACCTGATCATCTGCACCGTGGGCGCGGCGATCGACTGGAACCAGTACATCAACCTGCTGAAAGTCGACGGCAACATGGTCATCGTCGGCATCCCCGACGGCGCCGTGCCGCCCGTGAACGCCTTCGGCCTGGTGGGCGCGCGCCGCAGCCTGTCCGGCTCCATGATCGGCTCGATCAAGGAAACCCAGGAAATGCTGGATTTCTGTGGCAAGCACAATATTGTGTCGGACATCGAGATCATCCGCATTCAGGATATCAATGAAGCGTTTGAGCGCGTGGTCAAAAGCGATGTCAGATATCGTTTTGTGATCGACATGGCATCGCTGGCTGAGTAA
- a CDS encoding NAD(P)H-hydrate dehydratase, with translation MPLIDSSTPLYSIAELRAIEQAAMRDLPQGLLMQRAGQAAASAALKLLHAQEDGDDAGHRRVLVLAGPGDNGGDALEAAAHLAGSGTEVLVWLAPEAQATSPEREQALSRARNSAARLMEAATSMASAAVGAAPWHLVIDGLFGIGASRPLDGECRDMAQLVNNLDCPVLALDVPSGLHADTGAIDGVAIRATHTLTFIGDKPGLHTANGRDHAGEVEVAALAIAPSLLPAAKAQLGGLHLFARQLQPRRQNTHKGSYGSVAIIGGAQGMAGAPILAARTALHAGAGRVYIAFPDAPPAFDSGQPELMCRHARDVDFSGLHFAALVAGPGLGDKAGTVELLQRAIDSDSPLLLDADALNLMAAEPELQSALAVRTGAGATILTPHPLEAARLLDMTVAEVQADRLGAARQLAAQLGAIVVLKGSGTVIAAQDGTVVVNNTGGPALATAGTGDVLSGLCGSLLAQGWPEWEAAIGAVWLHGAAADALVAAGSGPIGLTAGELIPAIRRLINALSA, from the coding sequence ATGCCCCTGATTGACTCTTCCACACCGCTGTACTCCATCGCCGAACTGCGCGCCATCGAACAAGCGGCCATGCGCGACCTGCCGCAAGGGCTGCTGATGCAGCGCGCGGGCCAGGCTGCCGCCAGTGCCGCCCTGAAGCTGCTGCACGCCCAGGAAGATGGCGACGATGCGGGCCACCGGCGCGTCCTGGTGCTGGCTGGCCCCGGCGACAACGGCGGCGATGCGCTGGAAGCGGCCGCGCACCTGGCCGGCAGCGGCACCGAGGTGCTCGTCTGGCTGGCGCCCGAGGCGCAAGCCACGTCGCCCGAACGCGAACAGGCGCTGAGCCGCGCGCGCAACAGCGCCGCGCGCTTGATGGAAGCGGCAACGTCCATGGCCTCGGCCGCGGTGGGCGCGGCGCCATGGCACCTCGTCATCGATGGCCTGTTCGGCATCGGCGCGTCGCGTCCCCTCGACGGCGAATGCCGCGACATGGCGCAGCTGGTCAACAATCTCGATTGCCCCGTGCTGGCGCTCGACGTGCCCAGCGGCCTGCACGCGGACACGGGCGCCATCGACGGCGTCGCCATCCGCGCCACGCATACGCTCACCTTCATCGGCGACAAGCCGGGCCTGCACACGGCGAATGGCCGCGACCATGCGGGTGAAGTGGAAGTGGCCGCGCTGGCCATCGCTCCCTCCCTGCTGCCCGCGGCGAAGGCGCAGCTGGGTGGCCTGCACCTGTTCGCGCGCCAGTTGCAGCCACGCCGGCAAAACACGCACAAGGGCAGCTACGGCAGCGTGGCCATCATCGGCGGCGCGCAAGGCATGGCCGGCGCGCCCATCCTGGCGGCCCGCACGGCCCTGCATGCGGGCGCGGGAAGAGTCTACATCGCGTTTCCGGACGCTCCGCCCGCCTTCGACAGCGGCCAGCCGGAGCTGATGTGCCGGCACGCCAGGGACGTCGATTTCTCGGGCCTGCACTTTGCCGCGCTGGTGGCCGGTCCCGGCCTCGGCGACAAGGCCGGCACGGTGGAGCTGCTGCAGCGTGCCATTGACAGCGACAGCCCCCTGCTGCTGGACGCGGACGCGCTGAACCTGATGGCGGCCGAGCCGGAGCTGCAATCGGCGCTGGCCGTGCGCACGGGCGCGGGGGCGACGATACTGACGCCGCACCCGCTGGAAGCGGCGCGCCTGCTCGACATGACGGTGGCCGAGGTGCAGGCCGACCGCCTGGGCGCGGCGCGCCAGCTGGCGGCGCAGCTGGGCGCCATCGTGGTATTGAAAGGTTCGGGCACGGTGATCGCCGCGCAGGATGGCACTGTAGTGGTCAACAACACGGGCGGCCCCGCCCTGGCGACGGCCGGCACGGGCGACGTCTTGTCCGGCCTGTGCGGCAGCCTGCTGGCGCAGGGCTGGCCGGAATGGGAAGCGGCGATAGGCGCCGTGTGGCTGCACGGCGCGGCGGCCGATGCGCTGGTGGCGGCAGGCAGCGGCCCGATCGGGCTGACGGCGGGGGAACTGATCCCGGCGATACGCAGGTTGATCAATGCCTTGTCGGCATAA
- a CDS encoding ABC transporter ATP-binding protein, translating into MPEFPKATSTSFLPSDAAAQRPAAPNSQNARPAIEVVQLAKRVPDADGELTILHQVDFTVQTAETLAIVGASGSGKSTLLGLLAGLDTPSEGKVILDGTDIFALDEDGRAGFRKEKLGFVFQSFQLLAHLTALENVMLPLELRGDPDAKEKAQAMLGRVNLGSRLKHYPKYLSGGEQQRVALARAFVTEPPLLFADEPTGSLDAATGEAVIQLMFELNRERGSTLVLVTHDSSIAARCGRTITIAAGRLV; encoded by the coding sequence ATGCCCGAATTCCCTAAAGCGACTTCCACCAGTTTTCTCCCATCAGACGCAGCGGCCCAGCGGCCCGCCGCACCCAACAGCCAAAATGCCCGGCCGGCCATCGAAGTGGTCCAGCTGGCCAAGCGCGTACCCGATGCCGATGGTGAGCTGACCATCCTGCATCAAGTCGATTTTACCGTGCAAACGGCGGAGACGCTGGCCATCGTCGGCGCTTCCGGTTCCGGCAAGTCCACCTTGCTGGGCTTGCTGGCGGGACTCGACACGCCCAGCGAGGGCAAGGTCATCCTCGATGGCACCGATATCTTCGCCCTCGACGAAGACGGCCGCGCCGGTTTCCGCAAGGAAAAGCTCGGTTTCGTGTTCCAGTCCTTCCAGCTGCTGGCCCACCTGACGGCGCTGGAAAACGTCATGCTGCCGCTGGAATTGCGCGGCGACCCGGACGCGAAAGAAAAGGCGCAAGCCATGCTGGGCAGAGTCAACCTGGGCAGCCGCCTGAAACACTATCCGAAATACCTGTCCGGCGGCGAGCAGCAGCGCGTGGCCCTGGCCCGCGCGTTCGTCACGGAACCGCCGCTGCTGTTCGCCGATGAACCGACGGGCAGCCTCGATGCGGCCACCGGCGAAGCCGTGATCCAGTTGATGTTCGAGTTGAACCGCGAACGGGGATCGACTCTGGTGCTCGTCACGCATGACAGCTCGATCGCGGCCCGTTGCGGGCGGACGATCACGATTGCGGCTGGTCGATTGGTGTGA
- a CDS encoding arylesterase: MLIYLKKFREQISVEGSSRMRRRALSLLPAAALLLVSGMTNAYSAPKTLLVLGDSLSAEYGLARGTGWVALLEQRLQAQKNDTRIVNASISGETTSGGRARLPALLAKHQPDVVLIELGANDGLRGLPVAAAEANLRAMGEAAKKSGAQVVLVGMRMPPNYGRAYGEQFYGVYGKLAKEWKAPLVPFMFEGIADQPQLFQADRMHPNAQAHPTILKNIWPRLAPLLDAK; the protein is encoded by the coding sequence ATGCTGATCTATCTTAAAAAATTTCGTGAACAAATAAGTGTCGAGGGCAGCAGCCGCATGCGGCGGCGCGCGCTGTCCCTGCTTCCTGCGGCAGCCCTGCTGCTGGTGTCAGGCATGACGAACGCCTATTCTGCACCAAAAACGCTGCTGGTGCTCGGCGACAGTCTCTCGGCCGAGTATGGGCTGGCACGGGGCACGGGCTGGGTGGCGCTGCTGGAACAGCGGCTGCAAGCGCAAAAGAACGACACGCGCATCGTCAATGCCAGCATCAGCGGCGAGACCACCAGCGGCGGCCGGGCACGCCTGCCTGCGCTGCTGGCCAAGCACCAGCCCGACGTCGTGCTGATCGAACTGGGCGCCAACGACGGCTTGCGCGGCTTGCCCGTGGCGGCCGCCGAAGCGAATCTGCGCGCCATGGGCGAGGCGGCCAAAAAATCGGGCGCGCAGGTGGTGCTGGTGGGCATGCGCATGCCGCCCAACTATGGCCGCGCCTATGGCGAGCAGTTTTATGGCGTGTACGGCAAGCTGGCCAAGGAATGGAAGGCGCCACTCGTGCCCTTCATGTTCGAAGGCATCGCCGACCAGCCGCAGTTGTTCCAGGCCGACCGCATGCACCCGAATGCGCAGGCGCATCCGACGATTTTAAAGAATATCTGGCCGCGGCTGGCGCCGTTGCTGGACGCGAAGTAA